The Bacillota bacterium LX-D genome has a window encoding:
- the groES gene encoding co-chaperone GroES, protein MLQPLADRVIVKVISGEEKTQGGIVLPDTAKEKPQEGDVVAVGTGKVLDNGSKQPLEVKVGDRVIFSKFGGTEIKYDGQEYLILRESDILAVK, encoded by the coding sequence ATGTTACAACCATTAGCAGACCGGGTTATAGTTAAAGTTATTTCCGGTGAAGAAAAAACTCAAGGCGGGATTGTTTTACCTGATACTGCCAAGGAAAAACCACAAGAAGGTGATGTAGTCGCTGTTGGTACCGGTAAGGTTTTAGACAATGGTTCTAAACAGCCTTTGGAAGTAAAAGTAGGTGATAGAGTTATTTTTAGTAAGTTCGGTGGTACAGAAATTAAGTATGATGGACAAGAATATTTAATTCTGCGTGAAAGCGATATTTTGGCAGTTAAATAG